Part of the Bacteriovorax stolpii genome, ACCATCAAGTTGTGATACAGCGTTTTGAGCTCCATCATCTGAATCCATTTCTACGAATCCGAAACCTTTTGATCTACCAGTTTCGCGATCGATGATGATTTTCACAGATGCAACTGATCCAGCTGAAGAGAAGTGCTCTTTTAGCGATTCTTCTTTTGCTGAGTAAGGAAGGTTTCCAACATACAATTTAGTAGCCATACAAAAAACTCCAAAAAAATGGTCAAAGACAGGTAATTTCTTAGGACCAAAGTAACTATTAGACCTCAGGTATAACACGATTCATATTCTGGGCAAACATAAAATTAAAGAAATTTGCTTCACAGCACTTTGCGTAATCTTACATTGTCTATTAAACTTTTATGGAACACTTTTTCGAGGGGATTTTATGGAGAAAATTTGGCTTAAAA contains:
- a CDS encoding RNA recognition motif domain-containing protein; protein product: MATKLYVGNLPYSAKEESLKEHFSSAGSVASVKIIIDRETGRSKGFGFVEMDSDDGAQNAVSQLDGQEFEGRSLRVSEAKPQPERTGGGFGGGGSRGGFGGGNRDGGGRGGFGGGRGRRE